A single genomic interval of Camelina sativa cultivar DH55 chromosome 11, Cs, whole genome shotgun sequence harbors:
- the LOC104723645 gene encoding VQ motif-containing protein 22, which yields MANSNNDWSQFYNNQTFFTTATASTVTTTTTTTATSAESPLNPETRRVAKPTRRRSRVSRRTPTTLLNTDTANFRAMVQQFTGGPSAVAFGSSSSSGFSLTSSDPSAGAPSIGYQAPWQYASLQNQTAHHHELPQQERPYMFSSSNNVSTLSYPNAVVSNGFVAADESRDGGEEGGGYAPSSERSNNVASWLQ from the coding sequence atggccAACTCCAACAACGACTGGTCTCAGTTCTACAACAACCAAACCTTCTTCACCACCGCTACAGCCTCCACAGtcacaaccaccaccaccaccaccgccacatCAGCTGAATCTCCCCTGAACCCCGAAACCCGCCGTGTTGCAAAACCAACACGTCGGAGGTCTAGAGTCTCGCGTCGTACACCCACTACACTTCTCAACACCGACACAGCTAACTTTAGAGCCATGGTCCAACAGTTCACTGGTGGTCCATCAGCCGTGGCTTTCgggtcttcgtcttcgtctggTTTTAGTCTTACCTCGTCGGATCCTAGTGCCGGAGCTCCGTCCATTGGCTATCAAGCTCCTTGGCAATACGCTAGTTTGCAGAACCAAACGGCTCATCATCACGAGCTTCCTCAGCAAGAGAGACCGTACATGTTCTCGTCGTCAAACAACGTGAGTACTCTAAGCTATCCTAACGCGGTGGTTTCCAATGGTTTTGTAGCGGCGGATGAGAGTAGAGACGGcggagaagaaggaggaggttATGCTCCGTCGTCGGAGAGGAGTAACAATGTTGCTTCATGGTTGCAATGA
- the LOC104723646 gene encoding cytochrome P450 97B3, chloroplastic produces the protein MVAAMAFPAAATHSCYFHGGGVHLGRSDYSQTLSSSVNSRRASVSIRCQSSDTKEPKTNGNILDNASNLLTNFLSGGSLGSMPTAEGAVSDLFGKPLFLSLYDWFLEHGGVYKLAFGPKAFVVISDPIVARHVLRENAFSYDKGVLAEILEPIMGKGLIPADLDTWKLRRRAITPAFHTMYLEAMVKVFSDCSEKMILKSEKLLRDKEVSSGEDVIELDLEAEFSSLALDIIGLSVFNYDFGSVTKESPVIKAVYGTLYEAEHRSTFYFPYWNFPPARWIVPRQRKFQSDLKIINDCLDGLIQNAKETREETDVEKLQQRDYSNLKDASLLRFLVDMRGVDIDDRQLRDDLMTMLIAGHETTAAVLTWAVYLLSQNPEKIRKAQAEIDAVLGEGAPTYESMKKLEYIRLIVVEVLRLYPQPPLLIRRTLKPETLPGGYKGEKSGYQVPKGTDIFISVYNLHRSPYFWDNPHEFEPERFLRTKESNGIEGWAGFDPSRSPGALYPNEIIADFAFLPFGGGPRKCIGDQFALMESTVALAMLLQKFDVELRGSPESVELVSGATIHAKNGMWCKLKKRSK, from the exons ATGGTAGCTGCCATGGCTTTCCCTGCCGCTGCTACTCATTCATGTTACTTCCATGGCGGCGGTGTTCATCTGGGTAGGAGTGATTACTCTCAGACTCTTTCCTCTTCTGTTAATTCCCGGAGAGCTTCAGTTTCCATCAG gtgCCAATCTAGTGATACCAAAGAACCAAAGACGAATGGTAACATTTTGGACAATGCGAGCAACCTTCTTACTAATTTCTTAAGTGGTGGAAGTTTGGGTTCAATGCCTACTGCTGAAGGAGCTGTCTCTGATTTGTTTGGAAAGCCTCTCTTTTTATCGCTTTACGACTGGTTCTTGGAG CATGGAGGAGTGTACAAGCTTGCGTTTGGTCCAAAAGCTTTTGTTGTCATCTCAGATCCTATTGTTGCAAGGCATGTCCTACGGGAAAACGCTTTTTCTTATGACAAG ggagTTCTTGCTGAGATCTTAGAACCGATTATGGGAAAAGGGTTGATACCGGCTGATCTAGATACCTGGAAGCTAAGGAGAAGAG CTATAACTCCTGCGTTCCATACAATGTATCTGGAGGCCATGGTCAAAGTATTTAGTGACTGTTCGGAGAAAATGATATTGAAATCTGAGAAACTCTTAAGGGACAAAGAAGTTTCAAGTGGAGAGGACGTGATCGAGTTGGATCTGGAAGCAGAATTCTCGAGTTTGGCTCTTGATATTATAGGGCTTAGCGTGTTCAACTACGACTTTGGCTCTGTCACAAAAGAGTCCCCTGTGATTaag GCAGTTTATGGAACTCTTTACGAGGCAGAGCATCGATCTACTTTTTACTTCCCGTATTGGAATTTTCCTCCTGCCAGATGGATAGTTCCGAGGCAACGGAAGTTCCAAAGCGATCTGAAGATTATAAATGATTGTCTTGATGGACTCATTCAAAATGCCAAAGAGACAAGAGAG GAAACAGATGTAGAGAAGCTCCAGCAAAGGGACTACTCTAATCTCAAG GATGCAAGTCTCTTGCGGTTCTTAGTCGATATGCGCGGTGTTGATATTGATGACCGGCAG CTGAGGGATGACTTGATGACTATGCTAATTGCTGGTCACGAGACAACAGCAGCAGTTCTTACTTGGGCTGTATACCTTCTCTCACAA AATCCGGAAAAAATAAGGAAAGCTCAAGCTGAGATTGATGCCGTGCTTGGTGAAGGTGCACCTACTTATGAATCAATGAAAAAGCTTGA GTACATACGACTGATCGTTGTTGAAGTCCTTCgtctctatcctcagccaccTTTGCTCATCAGACGCACTCTCAAACCAGAAACCTTGCCCG GAGGATACAAAGGTGAAAAAAGTGGTTATCAAGTTCCAAAAGGAACTGATATCTTCATATCT GTGTACAATCTCCATAGATCTCCTTACTTCTGGGATAATCCCCACGAGTTTGAGCCCGAGAGGTTCTTAAGAACAAAGGAGAGCAATGGAATTGAAGGATGGGCTGGCTTTGATCCATCTCGAAGTCCTGGGGCACTATATCCGAACGAG ATCATAGCAGACTTTGCATTCTTACCATTTGGTGGAGGACCAAGGAAATGCATTGGTGACCAGTTTGCCCTGATGGAATCTACCGTTGCACTAGCTATGTTGTTACAGAAGTTCGATGTTGAGCTGCGTGGATCGCCGGAATCCGTTGAACTCGTGAGCGGCGCAACGATTCATGCCAAAAATGGGATGTGGTGTAAACTAAAGAAAAGGTCGAAATGA